The following coding sequences lie in one Silene latifolia isolate original U9 population chromosome 5, ASM4854445v1, whole genome shotgun sequence genomic window:
- the LOC141654732 gene encoding secreted RxLR effector protein 161-like, with product MGHWSAAKKVLRYLKGTRDKMFTYRHTDQLEVIGYADSDFGGCVDSRKNTFGYVFTLAGGAISWKSAKQTIIASSTMEVEFVACFEATIQALWVQNFLSGISIMNSVARPLKIYCDNAAAVFFSVEFMDSKRSLEIL from the exons ATGGGTCATTGGAGTGCGGCTAAGAAAGTTTTAAGGTACTTAAAGGGAACAAGGGACAAAATGTTCACTTATAGACATACTGATCAGCTTGAGGTTATTGGATATGCTGACTCAGATTTTGGAGGATGTGTGGACTCAAGGAAAAACACCTTTGGTTATGTGTTTACGTTAGCTGGGGGGGCAATCTCCTGGAAGAGTGCTAAACAGACAATTATTGCCTCATCCACTATGGAAGTTGAATTTGTAGCGTGCTTTGAGGCTACTATTCAAGCTTTATGGGTGCAGAACTTTCTTTCAGGGATTAGCATTATGAATTCTGTTGCAAGGCCGCTGAAAATTTACTGTGATAATGCCGCAGCTGTCTTCTTttctgttgagtttatggattcaa AAAGAAGTCTTGAGATTTTGTGA